In Oxyura jamaicensis isolate SHBP4307 breed ruddy duck chromosome 23, BPBGC_Ojam_1.0, whole genome shotgun sequence, a single window of DNA contains:
- the SNIP1 gene encoding smad nuclear-interacting protein 1 produces MEEAAEQRRRGEHRQRRRGGEVAVKVKVEKRSPRRSASRSARGGSQSPPADERRGGRGGSSRSPKRRSRAGRRSRSPRGRRSRSPHHGAVKVKQERDEHPRRGNEERKQKYPSEQEHRRDRSGDRDRHRDHADRRKNPSERPGGRGHERERDAQNIREQQAEREFYNERRREHRQNNEGSGVDQNPELGQSDNKPKDKASVKKEKPSFELSGALLEDTNTFRGVVIKYSEPPEARIPKKRWRLYPFKNDEFLPVMYIHRQSAYLLGRHRRIADIPIDHPSCSKQHAVFQYRLVEYTRADGTVGRRVRPYIIDLGSGNGTFLNNQRIEPQRYYELKEKDVLKFGFSSREYVLLHESSDKSEANTKDDDEEEEKEEESDS; encoded by the exons aTGGAGGAGGCGGCGgagcagcggcggcggggcgagcaccggcagcggcggcggggcggggaggtGGCGGTGAAGGTGAAGGTCGAGAAGCGCAGCCCGCGGCGCTCCGCTTCCCGCTCGGCGCGGGGGGGCAGCCAGTCGCCGCCGGCCGACGAGCGTCGGGGAGGCCgcgggggcagcagcag GTCGCCCAAGCGGCGGAGCCGGGCCGGCCGCCGGAGCAGGTCCCCGCGCGGCAGGCGGAGCCGCAGCCCGCATCACGGCGCGGTGAAGGTGAAGCAG GAGCGAGACGAACATCCTCGTAGAGGAAACGAGGAGCGAAAGCAGAAATACCCATCGGAGCAGGAACACAGGCGAGACAGAAGCGGTGACAGAGATAGACACAGAGATCACgcagacagaaggaaaaatcccAGTGAAAGGCCTGGAGGTCGAGGCCACGAGCGAGAGAGGGATGCTCAAAACATCCGTGAGCAGCAAGCAGAGAGAGAGTTTTATAACGAGAGACGGCGAGAACACCGGCAAAACAACGAAGGGAGCGGCGTTGACCAGAATCCAGAACTCGGGCAGTCTGATAACAAACCAAAAGATAAAGcttctgtaaagaaagaaaaaccaagcTTTGAACTGTCTGGGGCCCTTCTGGAGGACACCAACACCTTCCGAGGGGTTGTGATCAAGTACAGCGAGCCCCCAGAGGCTCGGATTCCGAAGAAGCGGTGGCGCCTCTACCCTTTTAAAAACGACGAGTTCCTCCCGGTCATGTACATTCACAGGCAGAGCGCTTACCTCCTGGGCAGGCACCGCAGGATTGCAGATATTCCCATCGACCAcccctcctgctcaaagcagcacGCTGTGTTCCAGTACCG GCTTGTGGAGTACACTCGTGCCGACGGTACGGTCGGCCGGAGGGTCAGGCCGTACATCATTGACCTCGGCTCTGGCAACGGCACGTTCCTCAACAACCAGCGGATTGAACCTCAGCGTTACtatgaactgaaagaaaaggatgTGCTGAAGTTCGGGTTCAGCAGCAGGGAGTACGTTCTCCTCCATGAATCCTCAGACAAATCTGAGGCCAACACAAAGGACgatgatgaggaggaggagaaggaggaagagtcTGACAGTTAA